In a genomic window of Scheffersomyces stipitis CBS 6054 chromosome 4, complete sequence:
- the NOP8 gene encoding putaative nucleolar protein required for 60S ribosome biogenesis codes for MSDLEEEKDLRIHIGNVSPKLFENQTTLSTRLSKFGTVVKELELFTKPLQDHYFGYITLKITPSSYDKLKAAFNGVLFMGMKLTVAIAKVSFQDRLAKDLTRNDEKKSERLKRAKIKESRDKRISEAETMYPVNSITGALLTTSGTITAPNQSAQGYSISAHTYNDISGNTKNKAPSKSLVGTQSYGAWTSSRSYPYTQENSHTAGGSELIPGRHRVTKRKNHTFSQTLRILVNGELKTFKCYKTKLWGLEKNKTVKDLTWKYANGVWKSGDDHIVERVRKVKINDNYLGGPSAVECGINGDGAAAYGGNSIRDVDDNEDMSEQEDLTKEAMKNKSVLASLFDKFDFDRPMEVEEDTHGIDKEDIVVDKKGRRKVIRYDYEIEGGLEDHDESDNSEDKVDISKADAIITSYTSNIERPQEEVYYDEDDEGNELDLDGLGKQYSTEAIVEKYNEEHAFEIVKSDFKEPESGVVEFDDDPEEVVEKPSEPADEESSEDEFVPTFGQSSVSSTNNTEVLRSLFNPGNTEEVIETGSGFKLALDENDDDIDEDRAMDEDQQQALLEQIRNKQEEDAVRERSTKFGLFWPHLDSPFLSTQSQISKIGAIGDHIKLPGEKDEVVVATKEGEESPYEKWFWENRGELSRECKRRRRDVLRVFKKKSNKFPAV; via the coding sequence ATGTCAGATCTCGAAGAGGAAAAGGATCTACGTATCCATATCGGAAATGTTTCTCCGAAGCTCTTTGAGAATCAAACCACTCTTTCCACCAGATTATCCAAGTTTGGAACAGTAGTGAAAGAATTAGAATTGTTCACCAAACCGCTCCAGGATCACTATTTCGGATACATAACACTTAAAATAACTCCTCTGTCGTATGACAAGCTCAAAGCTGCTTTCAACGGGGTACTTTTCATGGGGATGAAGTTAACAGTGGCTATAGCGAAGGTTCTGTTCCAAGACAGATTAGCTAAAGATCTCACCAGAAACgatgaaaagaagtcgGAAAGACTCAAGAGAGCCAAGATCAAAGAGTCGCGTGATAAGAGAATCTCGGAAGCTGAGACTATGTACCCTGTGAATTCAATAACTGGTGCTTTATTAACTACTTCTGGAACCATCACAGCTCCAAACCAATCTGCACAAGGCTATCTGATTTCAGCCCATACCTATAATGACATCTCAGGCAATACCAAAAATAAAGCTCCATCTAAATCGCTTGTAGGAACACAGTCCTATGGAGCCTGGACCTCGAGCAGATCCTATCCTTACACACAAGAAAACTCGCATACGGCAGGAGGCTCTGAACTTATTCCTGGAAGACACAGGGTCaccaagagaaagaatcaCACTTTTCTGCAGACGTTGAGAATTCTTGTTAATGGAGAGCTCAAGACGTTCAAATGCTACAAGACCAAGTTGTGGGGTttagaaaagaacaaaactGTCAAAGATTTGACATGGAAGTATGCCAATGGAGTTTGGAAGAGCGGTGATGATCACATTGTAGAGAGAGTGAGAAAggtcaagatcaacgacAATTATCTTGGTGGGCCAAGTGCTGTGGAGTGTGGTATCAATGGAGATGGAGCTGCAGCCTATGGTGGCAATAGCATTAGAGATGTAGATGATAACGAAGACATGTCTGAGCAGGAAGATTTGACCAAAGAAGCCATGAAAAACAAGTCTGTTTTAGCATCGTTGTTCGACAAATTTGATTTCGATAGGCCAatggaagtagaagaagatacgCATGGTATTGATAAGgaagatattgttgttgacaagaaaggaagaagaaaagtcaTTCGTTACGATTACGAAATTGAAGGGGGACTTGAAGATCATGATGAATCTGATAATTCTGAAGATAAGGTTGATATTTCCAAAGCTGATGCAATCATCACTTCTTATACTAGCAATATAGAGAGACCTCAAGAAGAGGTTTACTATGATGAGGATGACGAAGGCAACGAACTTGACTTGGACGGGTTGGGCAAACAGTATTCTACTGAAGctattgttgaaaagtACAACGAAGAACACGCGTTTGAAATTGTGAAGTCTGATTTCAAGGAGCCTGAGAGTGGTGTTGTTGAGTTCGATgatgatccagaagaagtagttgaAAAACCTTCTGAGCCagctgatgaagaaagttcagaagatgaattcGTTCCAACTTTTGGACAATCTTCTGTGTCTTCTACAAATAATACAGAAGTATTGAGATCATTATTCAATCCAGGCAATACTGAAGAAGTAATTGAAACTGGTTCTGGGTTCAAGTTGGCacttgatgaaaatgacgaTGATATAGATGAAGATAGAGCTATGGATGAAGACCAGCAACAGGCATTGCTTGAGCAAATTAGAAACAAACAAGAGGAAGATGCTGTTAGAGAGAGATCGACTAAGTTCGGTTTATTCTGGCCGCATTTGGATTCTCCATTCTTGCTGACGCAGTCTCAAATCAGCAAGATTGGAGCCATTGGTGATCATATAAAGCTCCCAGGCGAGAAAGACGAAGTTGTAGTTGCTACCAAGGAAGGAGAAGAATCACCTTATGAAAAATGGTTTTGGGAGAATAGAGGTGAGTTGTCCAGAGAGTGCaagcgaagaagaagagatgtTCTCAGAGTGTTTAAGAAGAAGTCTAATAAGTTCCCTGCGGTGTAG
- the RHK1 gene encoding Dolichyl-phosphate-mannose-glycolipid alpha-mannosyltransferase (Dolichyl-P-Man:Man(5)GlcNAc(2)-PP-dolichyl mannosyltransferase (Dol-P-Man dependent alpha(1-3)-mannosyltransferase) (HM-1 killer toxin resistance protein)~go_component endoplasmic reticulum; integral to membrane~go_function mannosyltransferase activity), whose amino-acid sequence MSEPESSVANNDGESTQAPQLAELTLKNVLGDIVNGVHFIIFDPLGNRFVVPVIILLTSIITKVIITKVPYTEIDFVTYMQQIQLVNQGEIDYAEISGDTGPIVYPAGFVQIYQWLYSQTNGGADIATGQSIFGYLMTATVVFVCVAYTMSPTTKPWVLFLLLGSKRLYSIYVLRLFNDCFTTAAMVGVTVFLQQGSYWYSTSSFISFLFAIVGADLFSIAISIKMNALLYLPAVVIIAYFLVGENILLFAIVLAIVPLVQILVGWKFLLPLFDDEAASQIRWNYINNAFNFGRKFLFKWTVNWRFIGEETFLSDKFSILLMGGHIVVLLFFIFTRFLNSKVTGKSIWQLIKDAFKPSSTISSNNKLIDYNVGPKLILLILATTNVIGVLFSRSLHYQFLSWYCWQLPFLLHSTGWNFIVCLVLWGAHEWTWNVYPSTVASSLVLVGILSSVLVGTWRNEAVWFEENNVVDDEKKNE is encoded by the coding sequence ATGTCGGAACCAGAATCTCTGGTGGCAAATAACGACGGAGAAAGTACCCAAGCTCCTCAATTAGCAGAATtaactttgaaaaatgttCTTGGAGATATTGTAAATGGAGTTCACTTCATAATCTTTGACCCTTTAGGTAATAGATTCGTGGTACCAGTGATCATTCTCCTTACTTCAATTATCACAAAAGTTATCATCACCAAAGTTCCATACACTGAAATCGACTTTGTCACCTATATGCAACAGATCCAGTTGGTCAACCAGGGTGAAATTGATTACGCCGAAATATCGGGTGATACTGGACCTATAGTGTACCCAGCTGGGTTTGTCCAGATCTACCAATGGTTATATTCTCAAACCAATGGTGGAGCCGATATTGCTACTGGACAGTCTATTTTTGGCTACTTGATGACTGCCACAGTTGTTTTTGTATGTGTAGCCTATACAATGAGTCCGACTACGAAGCCATGGGTATTATTCCTTTTGCTAGGAAGTAAGAGGTTGTATTCCATTTACGTTTTGAGACTATTTAACGATTGCTTCACAACAGCAGCTATGGTTGGTGTTACAGTCTTCTTGCAACAGGGATCGTACTGGTACTCTACCAGCTCGTTTATAAGCTTCCTTTTCGCTATTGTAGGTGCTGATTTGTTCAGTATTGCTATCTCCATTAAGATGAATGCCTTATTGTATCTTCCTGCCGTGGTAATAATTGCTTACTTCTTGGTGGGTGAGAATATCTTATTGTTTGCTATTGTGCTTGCTATCGTGCCTTtagttcaaattcttgtcGGAtggaagttcttgttgccattgtttgatgatgaagcaGCCAGCCAGATCAGATGGAACTATATCAACAACGCGTTCAACTTCGGGAGAAAGTTTTTGTTCAAATGGACCGTGAATTGGAGGTTTATCGGTGAAGAGACTTTCTTGAGCGATAAATTCTCTATTCTCTTGATGGGTGGACATATTGTAGTTTTGTTGTTTTTCATCTTTACGAGATTCTTGAACTCAAAGGTGACGGGTAAATCCATCTGGCAGTTAATCAAAGATGCTTTCAAGCCCTCTTCAACTATCAGTTCCAACAATAAGTTGATTGACTACAATGTCGGTCCAaaattgatcttgttgatcttggcGACTACAAATGTTATTGGAGTGTTATTTTCTAGATCGCTTCACTACCAATTTTTATCGTGGTACTGTTGGCAACTCCCTTTCTTGTTGCATCTGACCGGATGGAACTTTATAGTCTGTTTGGTGTTGTGGGGAGCACATGAATGGACCTGGAACGTATATCCATCCACGGTAGCGAGCTCTCTAGTTTTGGTAGGCATTTTGTCTTCGGTTCTTGTTGGAACGTGGAGAAACGAAGCCGTATGGTTTGAAGAGAAtaatgttgttgatgatgagaagaaaaatgaaTAG
- a CDS encoding predicted protein: MSHHSTPHLYTKRTPGSLENPGSNPLAQALATNSSSKQQQQQQQQPSQQNISSSVSAANAANAVASGKPTMDSSRSVSDSTATNAKQLLNAYVYDFLVKSRLPNTARIFVNEAEVPSVQSSAIVAGSKLGSHQSSQKNSPQINSGANTNTNTNTNTPQTPNSSYQQFQKENNLPNLSVAVDAPQGFLFEWWQYYQLQLMKQRQQQEIGLSTNGQPMMFAPNGGNARSQGVPQTIEQQQQQRLVMQMMMKQQQQAQQAQQQQHPLQLPMGVNPMDPSQQQQQLLAGMGPNNNNNSTNNNNNNNNMNLQQQLFLSQQQQQNQSRIQQHAQNQMNSFRQQAAAAQQAQQQHDGSNNNSPANGHRLSQMTPQSDPAQAPPMNGMNFSQQPNMINGQVPPPFVQQQQQQQQQMRMNSVSNGKSVGTKQGTVGPQSGNRNGNVSVPGNVNNSNPNRNMNALQDYQMQLMLLEKQNKKRLDIARNSGDVNLLSSGLIGQAQAQQQAGPGPQQQGQQAQQQQQQQQQQQQQQPQNAQTNPTASSSPVLHNKPSPQSTTAKRKKETTGKRGRKASAAGLSGSTPAMNPANTPSLLKKEYTTPLTPASEPASDPKRKRKSTTGNTDSPKKQATAKTTATAASTTSAEEEAPVPETKKKEESEMPPPTSFSDPLGQSDQIFSVELLGNGSTDSQNFFGANAQGNQGGIDDIDFDFGQFLESNGDGINDGIGGFNWGNVDAIENGE, encoded by the exons ATGAGTCACCACAGTACTCCTCATTTGTACACCAAGCGAACTCCAGGATCGTTGGAAAACCCTGGTTCCAACCCCTTGGCACAGGCTCTTGCCACTAATTCCTCCTCaaaacagcaacagcaacagcaacaacagccGTCACAACAGAATATCTCTTcatctgtttctgctgcCAATGCTGCCAATGCCGTTGCTTCTGGTAAACCTACCATGGATTCTTCTCGTTCAGTGTCAGACTCTACGGCTACCAACGCCAAACAACTCTTAAACGCTTATGTTTACGATTTCCTCGTCAAGTCACGTTTGCCGAACACGGCAAGGATATTTGTCAATGAGGCAGAAGTTCCCTCCGTCCAAAGCAGTGCTATTGTTGCTGGCTCCAAGCTAGGCTCCCACCAGCTGTCACAAAAGAACCTGCCCCAGATTAACCTGGGCGCCAACACCAACACAAACACCAACACAAACACACCACAGACGCCAAACCTGTCGTACCAGCAATTCCAGAAGGAAAACAACTTGCCCAACTTGCTGGTCGCTGTCGATGCACCCCAGGGATTTCTCTTTGAGTGGTGGCAG TACTACCAGCTCCAGCTCATGAAacaaagacaacaacaagaaatagGTCTTTCTACCAATGGACAACCGATGATGTTTGCACCTAATGGTGGCAATGCTA GATCACAAGGAGTACCACAGACAAttgaacagcaacagcaacagcgACTTGTAATGCaaatgatgatgaaacagcagcaacaggcTCAGCAAgctcaacaacagcagcatcCTTTACAGCTTCCTATGGGTGTTAACCCCATGGATCCTCtgcaacagcaacaacagtTATTGGCAGGTATGGGacccaacaacaataacaacagcaccaataacaataacaacaataataatatgAACTTACAACAGCAATTATTCTTAtcacagcaacaacaacagaatcAGAGTAGAATTCAGCAACATGCTCAGAATCAGATGAATAGTTTCAGACAACaggcagcagcagctcAACAGgcacaacaacaacatgaTGGTTCTAACAATAACTCTCCAGCTAATGGACATAGATTGAGCCAGATGACACCGCAATCGGATCCTGCCCAGGCTCCACCAATGAATGgaatgaatttttcacaacAGCCAAACATGATAAACGGGCAAGTACCACCTCCCTTTGtccagcagcaacaacagcaacagcagcagatgCGTATGAATAGTGTTAGCAACGGCAAGAGTGTAGGCACCAAGCAGGGAA CTGTGGGACCACAACTGGGCAACAGGAATGGAAATGTTAGTGTTCCAGGTAATGTAAACAACAGCAATCCCAATCGTAACATGAATGCTTTACAAGACTATCAGATGcagttgatgttgttggaaaagcaGAACAAGAAACGTCTTGATATTGCCAGAAACAGCGGCGACGTCAACTTGCTTAGTTCCGGACTTATAGGACAAGCACAAGCACAACAACAAGCTGGACCTGGACCACAGCAACAAGGTCAACAAGcccagcagcagcagcagcagcagcagcagcagcagcagcagcagccgCAGAATGCTCAAACTAATC CAACTGCTAGCAGTTCACCTGTGCTACACAATAAACCTTCTCCACAGTCTACAActgcaaaaagaaagaaggaaacTACTGGTAAGCGAGGTAGAAAGGCAAGTGCAGCGGGACTCAGTGGAAGCACTCCAGCGATGAACCCAGCTAACACGCCTAGTTTACTCAAGAAAGAGTACACCACACCTCTTACGCCAGCTTCAGAACCAGCTAGTGACCCCAAGAGAAAACGAAAGAGCACAACTGGCAACACTGATTCGCCCAAGAAGCAAGCAACTGCCAAAACCACGgcaacagcagcttctACGACCTCAGCG gaagaagaagcccCTGTTCCGgagaccaagaagaaagaagagtcGGAAATGCCTCCTCCTACATCTTTTTCGGATCCTCTTGGACAGTCCGACCAAATATTCTCTGTAGAGTTGCTTGGAAACGGTAGCACCGATTCACAAAATTTCTTTGGCGCAAACGCCCAGGGCAACCAGGGTGGTATTGACGACATTGACTTTGATTTCGGTCAGTTCTTGGAGAGCAACGGCGATGGCATTAATGATGGCATCGGTGGCTTCAACTGGGGCAACGTGGATGCAATTGAAAACGGCGAGTAG